CTTTTTATAATGTATATTATGACCTGCTGCTCCATAAGGGGCTTATGTATTACTGTGGTGTTGAGCAGCTGTATCCAGAAACATGTtcagatattgttttttggggtgcaGAAAGGCAGATGTATGCACAATACATCCTGTATTTTCACATGGTTTTCCACTGAACAAAATTTTAACTGATGgagattttatgttgtttgtttgtttcattttgggAACTTAAATCCAATGTGCAAGTACTCTCAATGTTTTCCTTTTAGCTGTCCATAATATTGGTACATTAGTTTGTGATGTGTTGAGCAGGTGGTTTCAGGATCAGCTGTCCCATCAGCCCCTTTCTTCTGACTGTGTTGTTgaacttaaaaatattttaagaaatgtttcgTATGTGTTAGGTTGACTTACTTTCATATCATGTTGGTTAACAGTGACATAGGAAATCACTAGTTTTTGCACACGTCACAGCACAGTAACACAAGGTCTGTCTTCCTGTTGTCTAACAGGTATCTCCTCCAGCCTAAAGGGAACGGCAGCAAGTCCAAGTCTGATGATTTGGGATCCTTGCGTTTGAAGCTGACCTACATAGAAGACACGGTGCTGCCATCTGCCTGCTACACACCACTCTGCAACCTGCTGCTCAAATCCCCTGATGTGAAGGTAAGACGGTAGCTTCAGCTTCTTCTGTGGCTCAACACCCCACTTtctaaaatgtattgaaatatTATCATGGAATGGATCAGTTGCATTTCGTTTTCTTCTCTCAGTGTTGTCAGTAAAATTCACCCTTCAACTtcgtctctctgcctctttcagCCCATCTCGGCGTCAGCAGCACACATCTTGGGGGACATCTGCAGAGAGCGATACGAGGCGGTTCTGCCCACGGTTCGACTGCTGCTCCACCATAATCGCTTTGTGCCTTTTGTCTCTGCGGTGGCAGCACTGGAGCTGGACAACACTCAGTGAgtactcacacatgcacacctgcagtacagtacagtatagtacAGGTACACAGTGGCATGTAGATACTTggatacatacatacagataATGTCATGGCCCACACTGTTACCTCTCTTAGACTGAAAgcattagtttctttttttacttaccTGTTATTTTTGTGACTGACATCATTCCTTGGGGTTATGATGATGATTTAACCaaagtttaatttgaaagaGGAAGCAGCTCTGAAATATACCAGACGTTTGAAGGCAGAATAAggattattttcatattaattttatttttactttgacaaaCTTGTAAAACTGTTTAACAGTGTTTAACTGTGTCAGGACGGTGCTTAAAATTTGATTTCCAGATGCTAAAATTGAAGAGGGGAAAGACAGCAATAGCTACAAAAAAGACCTAAAAGctcttttttagtttgttttttttttgtctttttaatggtCAAACTTTCAGATGCTCTATCAAGGATAAATCCAAAactaatacaaaaatataataaaaaaaacttgtgaaatAATCTTTTATCAACAAAATGAGGTCAATGCTGATATTTCTGCATCTATACAGGGAGGCTAATACTATATTCCGCGGCAACTCACTGGCAGCACGCTGCATTGATGACATGATGAAGATTGTGGGGAAGAATTACCTGGCGGTTACCCTGAAGCCTGTAATAGATGAGGTATGAGtaacaaggacacacacacacacacacacacacacacacacacacacacacacgcaggcacacagTGTAGATGCCAGAACTAGTATGAGTCACTGAGGTCAGTGTGGAAAACTACACTTGGAACAGCTGCTTTTCCACTAAAAAGCAGATGTACTGTAATTGGTGGTTTTGGACCTCTGACAGGGCACTGCATTGACcgcttctttttaaaaactctgtcCAATAGTTTCTTCTTAATCACTCCCATTAATGAGgatttaaattgtgtttttttgtttatttgtgggtttttgaTACCAACATTTGCAAAAGttgccatattttattttgtcttttttattctcatcatctttagattttgtattttaatattacCATTTATTAAATGGCTCGTTGAATACTAATTTTAGTTCcttgacatgtctgaaaaaaatgctgtactCCCAGTCAATTATCTTCTGTTGTCATCATTTCAGgcaaatagaaataaatccacacaacacaaaatttaAGTCACTTACTCATTAAAAGGTCGGGCctgactttaattttttttgtcctttttaatcTTTGATAGATTTGTGAATCCAACAAGACATGTGAGATTGACCCTGTTAAGCTAAAGGAAGGTGACAACGTGGAGGTCAACAAGGTAAAtgcacttgttttgttttggtgtagTGAAGTAGTAAATGTATGCACAAATCGACAATATATCAAAAAGCTAAATTTCTTACCACCTCTTAACTTCCTATTGCATCATCTGTATCGTCAGGGATTTCAGTGGCCTTTTACCTTCAACGTATGAATATTCCTGTCTTAATCAAATATGTGACAACTGGCACTAATGTTTTTGTTACGTGTGCAGGAAAACCTTCAGGGTTACGTCCAGAAAGTCTTTTCCTCCATCACACAGTCCAGTTCCAGCTGTCCCCCACTAATGTGTGACGTCTTCAGGTCGCTGCGACACTTGGCCTGCAAACGTTTTCCAGGTAAACTCTGAAGtctttagtgtatttttttagccactttttccagataaaatatcattaaaaaataaaaaaaaaacaactatctAGACCCACTGAGGGCACATGGATTGGGGTAtcagtgttaatgtgtgtgcacacgtttcttttgttgctgaaattgtgattaaattattgaatttaaatgattaaataattgaattatttttctgatgttttcattGCATTCTGTGTTGTAGTATTTACTTCATTTGGAAGCACTTAGACTTCCACAATATCTATCCCATTGAAAACTTATagtatttgctcaggttttctgtccctcaaaataatatatatattttttaaaacaaggaaaGATAATATTCATCCTGTTGAAAAGTTATAGtatttgctcagattttctatcaatcaaaataaaaaaatatatttatttaaaaaaaaacaaaaaaaaaacaaagacagtatGTTTAGAGAAATGAACACAGATCTAATGCTGGTGCTTTTACTATTCAGCTCAATATCAGTATATTGATTTACTAATGAAATATAAACAAGACTgggtaaaattaaaaagaaatctttgtGGTTACGATGAAAATGTGACACTTGCATCAATAAAAAGGCGTCATCAATTCTGGATTCACTACCTACAGTATAATAcacaataatgcattttttcccctttgtgcACTCTTGTCCTGTGTGAGGTGACGCCCCCTCCGTCTACAAGatagaaaaaatacagaacaaaaagaaaatgaggtTGTTGCTACcatgttctctctctttccagcTGACCCGCATGTTCAGTACTCAGCTGTCAGCAGCTTTGTGTTCCTGCGGTTCTTCGCTGTCGCTGTTCTCTCTCCACACTCCTTCCAGCTCCGTTCGCACCACCCTGTAAGtgcacaacatttttaataaacataCTGGAGAGCAGCTTTATATATGGCCTTTACAGTATATTGTTCTCcttgtacatttttctttaattctagGACCCTGAGATTTCccgcacactcacactcatcTCAAAAACAATCCAGACACTGGGCAGCTGGggtagtttgtcaaaaaaactggTAAGATGAATTAAGATGAGGAATCCTATTTAACGTCttatttatgtttgtatattcatgtaattactttaaaatccaataaagtgtgtgtgttaaaatacTCTAACGTACAGTGCACCAATTGCACTGTTTTAATATgtgtcagtgatttttttcctttatctcTTTTAGTCTAGTTTTAAAGAAACCTACATGTACGACTTCTTCAAATCATTCCAAGAAGACAAGTGTATCgaaaaagttaaaaaggtaTTTTGTTCATATACTCAATGGTCCATAACAAATGCTAgcgtttatgtttatttctcatttcaaaatgattaaagctgaaatctTTGTCAATTCTGTTTTCCAGTTTCTCGATGAGATCTCCTCAAACGTCAGCAAGGAGTCCAGCGGGCTCGAGGACGCAGTGGTTCTCAAAGAGGGGTGAGTGAGCCTGGACAGGATCAATAGGAAGGAGAcctgaaaataaagagaaaagactttttgggaaaaaaagtgcaaagaagcAGTCACTGACGTCGGTGACGGTCAAGTAGAATTTAGCAGCAGACTCAAAACGtccatgaaataaataataaatattatttttcggTACGATTTGTGTGAAATcagaatcattttttaatcagttgGACAGTTTAATCCAAATCAAAGGAACAAGTGTTTACCTCCAGTAAAACATGGGTTAGTGTTTGAACCTCAGTCTTGTGTGTGTCCTTTATAGGGAAGTACAGAAACGTGCGCAGGGCAGAAAACGCCTCGGgaagaaaaactttaaaaagagatGGCTCAGAGTGACCAACAGGGAGCTCTCCTACCACAAACATAAAGGTGAGACCTGTTTCTGTcatctcaaacaaacacaatccaGAGCGTGGACCATAATCTCAATCTGAGTTTGTAATCTCATATTACACAGTGCGACAGCTGAACTGACACGGAGCGTGCAGGTGTGTTAAGTTTAGGCCAATCCTCACCAATGTAGTCCAAGGAGGGAGACGAGGGATCAGCTGTTGGGGTTGAATCAGGAGAATGCTTCACTTTTAgagatattaataatattagaTTACGTGGTTCAAAATCAGAGCGGATTTTAGTCAAATAGCAGGCGACTGCCATTAAATGACAACCAGGGCTGATGAGCTGTGGCACTGTGCCATATTGAATACAAATACATCCATTATGAGAACACGTTTAATATGTAGTTTGTTATTTACCAGATAAACTACAAGACTTTTCTAGACTGTTATTTTTCACGATGAGTGTTTTTGGATGATTTGTGATATATAATTGTAGCTTTTGATGTGTTGTATTTAGTATGGTGTACTTTTGAACGTTCGTTGAGTTGTATTcggtatatttttttaataatattggTTTCTTTTCATGGAGAATTGTTCTGTCCCCCATGTGGGACAGTTAGAGAGGGCCTGTCAGCTCTCCTCTGATTGCCTCAGCCTGAGAGTGCATTGTCTCTCACAATCACCTGAGAGATGAAAGTGCTTGTGTCTTTATATTGCCTGCTCTGCTTTGTGgtgatgattttaaaatgccTCACAAAGATCTCTGTTAGATTGTTGCgaaatttactttatttactaaACCTTGCTTGTTCGTATCATTAAATGACAACCGTGGTTGATGAGTTGTAGCATTGCGCCATATTGTATGGCAAAATACATCCattgtgaaaatacaaatatgtagTTTGATATTAACCAGATAAACTACAAGACCTTAACTACTGAAAAATCACCTGAGATCTGGATGTAGTTAAACGGCCACCCTAACTACTGCAAATATGAGTTAAACAAGTAACTGAATCCCAAACGCTGCGTAATATAAGATCAAACTATCAGAAGATGGCTGCACGCAGGGCTCTCTATCACGGTGCTATTATTAACACTACCAGAAGATGGCACCAaagtaaaaaccttttttattctTGCACACAGTGGAACTGCCGATGTTTTGGTTGGATTTGTTTTCCAAAAGTTGAGATGTAACAATGTTATGTTGTACAAAGTTAAATAATTCACAGGGTACACTTGTGATTAAAGAGCCCAGTATGAAATATCTAATTCCTCATTGTCACATATGATATCACACAGTTTTAGggctttttaaagtaaatgtcaTCTTCTCAAGGGAGAGGGTGTGCTGCAGCGcgatttattaaaaatacagagtGTGATGATAAATTAGAGTAATTGTCTGTCACTTTGAGCATCCAGATGTTTCAGGCTGAACTTGTGTTACTATTTGACTgcttaaaacaaacatgttttagaaAAGGTAGAGGATTAATATTAACAACTGAAATCAGTTTGTGCAATGAAGAACAGCTTTTATGCTCCGTGGAGATATTTGTCATCAACAGAAGTTGGATATTTGATTGGTGCATCACATTCTGACTTCTCCATCAAGAATAAATTGTCAGAATTTTGTATTGAGAGTTGCgtatttgtatttgtctgtATTTGAAAGCTGCATACAAACCTCTGGAgttgatgttgttttcatgtttccatCAGACCTCTTAGAGACACTGCAGCTAGAAGAGCAAACAGCTAGCACTAAGTTTACAGGTCATAGTTTTTTAGCGAAAACAATATCCACGTCAtattcacaaaaatgtgttggaaTCTTTTTGATGGCaccatttctgttgttttggatGGCAGCAAACGCCGCTGTCTGGACGTTTAGACAGCAACTGGCGCCAAATGcagtgcttattttattttttttttttgggatacTAACCCGACATTTAGTCTGAGAACTCAATAAATTTGATAGTTTGAAACATATTGCCATCTTAAACATTTATCATTGGAGGCAATTAGCAGATGCTGATTtcaacagaagaaaacagcttttattACCGTCAGGAATGagagatttgttttttcaaaagttgCCAAAGAATAAATTGTGTGGAGCACTTTGGCTCACACTGTCAGACGGCTTATCGAAAGGTGTGGAAGACACAGAGCTTTCATTCATGTCTTCTTATATTTGCTACTTTTACAAGGAGCACACAGTTTAACAAactaaaaacctaaaacattGATTGTTGATACCTCTGACCATCACTGTTTGTTACTCTTGATATAACATATGTATGACATATTTGACAGAGTGACTGTTTTGTAGGGAAAGAGGCCCTCTGCATCATCAACGTCAAAAATATCCAGGCGGTGGAGAAACTGGATGAAAGTGCCTTTAATCgcaaaaatgtaagtaaactCCCATCAGACACACAGCCATCACTTTATAAAGTATGGCCTCTTTGTAATGGtaacttttcaaaatgttgaaattttgattttaggTACAATTCACCACCACTAACTCTGACTACCATTAGAGGAGATGGAGGTGATAATGAAGTAGCTTCCCTGGGATCAATGTGCCGATTTATCGATATAGTCAACAGCTCATGTATTTCCTTAGAAAACAGAACTTTTTCAATACTCATGGTaaaattttactaatttccaaATCTTGTGTTTTCATAGAATTAGAGTGTGTATGTGGAggcagctgcaacattaaacatatatatatatatttttttttaaatgcatgtatctctttgtgtcactctgtgtcccctctgtaAAATCTGAAGTTTTTATGGGTCTGTGCAACTCAGGCAgagctcctctttttttcctcagcagcagtttgtgagttGTCGGTATATGATTGACCTGTCAGTACCATCAGAGCTGATCACGTCAATCGgtggataagaggagcagctgttgcgagtgaatgcaaacttttagattttcagaataaacggttcaatttcactttcactgtgcctgatgCTCTGAAATAAACCAGGACAGATTGTAAAGACCTGTGAAAAGATCATACCGGTGCAGCAGTGTGATTTGCACCACCTGCACCTGATCAGGCTGAAAGTGCAGGCAAACAAGGTCTGCCTTGTAACAACCTTTGGTCCGCTGTCATCGTGAGCATAGACAGACCTTTTGTTAGTCTTTTAGGAATTTGAAAGTGTCGTGGAAATAACCTGGGAAATGATGAGTGGTaactctgtctttctgtctttcgtCAGATGTTTCAGGTGGTCCACTCTGAGAAGCCTCTGTATGTGCAAGCAGGAAACTGTGTAGAGGCCAGTGAGTGGTTGGAGGTCCTGGGTCAGGTCAGCCGCTGCAACGAGGGGCGCCTTTCCACCTTCCATCCATCAAACTACACCAGTGGAGCCTGGCAGTGCTGCAAAAGCCAGAGCAACAACGCAGCGGGCTGTAAGCCCTGCACAGCGTGAGTCTTTGCCCACATCACTACCACCATGACAACAAATACGTCATCTAGAAAGTATTTAATATTCTTACTGCTGTTTTGTGGGACATGTGTTGCAGATCACAATAAAGACTTAATTAAAAGTGCACACCGCTGTTTTGAAACGCTGCCACTGGTGGTTAATTTCACTAACCATCTTGATA
The DNA window shown above is from Plectropomus leopardus isolate mb chromosome 5, YSFRI_Pleo_2.0, whole genome shotgun sequence and carries:
- the rasa2 gene encoding ras GTPase-activating protein 2; this translates as MAEEDDAKIRILQSLRGKICEAKNLGPVSGPNRQRDLCTFCTISLDQEEVFRTKVFDKSVSPFYGEDFYFEIPRPFQCLSFYVYAKSVFQRELPVGKVSIRKDDLCKYSGKEHWFGLHPVDPNSEVQGKVHLEMKLNEVITENGSVGQHLLVRIIECQGLPLISGQNCDPYATVSLVGPARSDQKKTKVKKKTSNPQFEETFFFEVTRSSSYSKKSHFQVEEEDIEKLEIKVDLWNNENLAQDVFLGETRVPVKILRNDHIHKAWYLLQPKGNGSKSKSDDLGSLRLKLTYIEDTVLPSACYTPLCNLLLKSPDVKPISASAAHILGDICRERYEAVLPTVRLLLHHNRFVPFVSAVAALELDNTQEANTIFRGNSLAARCIDDMMKIVGKNYLAVTLKPVIDEICESNKTCEIDPVKLKEGDNVEVNKENLQGYVQKVFSSITQSSSSCPPLMCDVFRSLRHLACKRFPADPHVQYSAVSSFVFLRFFAVAVLSPHSFQLRSHHPDPEISRTLTLISKTIQTLGSWGSLSKKLSSFKETYMYDFFKSFQEDKCIEKVKKFLDEISSNVSKESSGLEDAVVLKEGEVQKRAQGRKRLGKKNFKKRWLRVTNRELSYHKHKGKEALCIINVKNIQAVEKLDESAFNRKNMFQVVHSEKPLYVQAGNCVEASEWLEVLGQVSRCNEGRLSTFHPSNYTSGAWQCCKSQSNNAAGCKPCTATVLANLQLDIDCDRETERIFSLLSSNDTKLQNMEDACASMAVYQGPQREQEEYSKFTIQEPKETFQTLKQLRNIMEELQRQHNIRSDTTAQYGSLDNPIVGKTS